Proteins encoded by one window of Sinorhizobium arboris LMG 14919:
- a CDS encoding SRPBCC family protein, with translation MKETSTETRSVVVEREIAHPPEKIWRALTQPHLMEEWLMKNDFSPVVGHRFNLRGEWGGVLDCEVLVVEPNRKLSYAWNFAHEDPAYDLKSVVTFTLVPTSAGTQLRMEQVGFHPDQRQAYGGAKAGWQQFFENLERLLAGMN, from the coding sequence ATGAAGGAAACGTCGACCGAAACACGCTCCGTCGTCGTCGAGCGGGAGATCGCTCATCCGCCGGAGAAGATCTGGCGCGCGCTCACCCAGCCGCACCTGATGGAGGAGTGGCTCATGAAGAACGACTTCAGTCCAGTCGTGGGGCACCGTTTCAATCTGCGCGGCGAGTGGGGTGGCGTATTGGACTGCGAAGTCCTCGTCGTAGAGCCCAACAGGAAACTGAGCTACGCTTGGAATTTCGCCCATGAGGATCCGGCCTACGACTTGAAGAGCGTGGTCACCTTCACGCTCGTCCCTACAAGCGCGGGAACCCAACTGCGCATGGAGCAGGTTGGCTTCCACCCGGATCAGCGGCAGGCCTATGGCGGCGCCAAGGCCGGGTGGCAGCAGTTCTTCGAAAATCTGGAGCGCCTTCTGGCGGGTATGAACTGA
- a CDS encoding DUF1801 domain-containing protein has product MASKNPEKIGNARKAAVKPASAQPTLLSGGNPQIAKGYGDAPVQAYIAAMPGWKSDVGRRLDVLIVEAVPGVRKAVKWNSPFYGTEDDVWFLSFHCFTKYIKVTFFRGASLNPVPPGTSKYPEVRYLDIYEGQLDEAQFSAWVRQASQLPGERM; this is encoded by the coding sequence ATGGCCAGCAAGAACCCCGAAAAGATCGGGAATGCAAGGAAAGCCGCCGTCAAGCCGGCCTCGGCGCAGCCGACCCTGCTCTCGGGCGGCAACCCTCAGATCGCGAAGGGCTATGGCGACGCCCCCGTGCAGGCCTATATCGCAGCCATGCCGGGCTGGAAGAGCGATGTAGGGCGCCGCCTGGACGTTCTGATTGTGGAAGCCGTTCCCGGCGTGCGCAAGGCGGTCAAGTGGAACTCGCCTTTCTACGGCACCGAGGACGATGTCTGGTTCCTCAGCTTTCACTGCTTTACAAAATATATCAAAGTGACGTTTTTCCGCGGCGCCTCGCTCAATCCTGTCCCGCCCGGCACGTCCAAGTATCCGGAAGTGCGTTACCTGGACATTTACGAGGGCCAACTCGATGAAGCTCAATTCTCGGCCTGGGTGAGGCAAGCCAGCCAATTGCCCGGCGAACGAATGTGA
- a CDS encoding DUF1801 domain-containing protein codes for MENRTSGTNEEGASPSELIDARIAEFSDWRGETLARIRKLILQADPEVIEEVKWRGVPVWSHAGIICTGEVYKNAVKTTFAKGAALEDPSGLFNSSLEGNTRRAIDFHEGEEIDEEAFIALVRAAVALNTSARTRARSRTKPKSA; via the coding sequence ATGGAGAACAGGACGAGCGGCACGAACGAAGAAGGGGCCTCTCCCTCCGAGCTGATAGATGCGAGAATCGCTGAATTTAGCGACTGGCGCGGCGAGACCCTCGCCCGGATACGTAAACTCATCCTGCAGGCCGACCCGGAAGTGATCGAGGAAGTGAAGTGGAGAGGCGTGCCCGTGTGGTCGCATGCGGGGATAATCTGCACTGGCGAGGTCTACAAGAATGCGGTGAAGACTACCTTCGCCAAGGGCGCCGCGCTGGAGGATCCTTCGGGCCTTTTCAATTCCAGCCTCGAAGGCAATACGCGGCGCGCCATCGATTTTCATGAGGGAGAAGAGATCGATGAAGAGGCGTTCATCGCGCTTGTTCGTGCCGCAGTGGCGCTGAATACGTCGGCACGCACACGCGCTCGTTCGCGAACGAAGCCGAAGAGCGCCTGA
- a CDS encoding LLM class flavin-dependent oxidoreductase — MELGLYTFADVDPNAADKGAEGRRRLADLLEEIELADQVGLDVFGLGEHHRPDYAASAPAVILAAAAARTSRIRLTSAVTVLSSDDPVRVFQQFATLDLLSNGRAEIMAGRGSFIESFPLFGQSLDDYDQLFAEKLDLLLALRESERITWSGTLRPPINDRGVYPRPLQDALPLWIAVGGTPQSVARAGALGLPMALAIIGGEPARFAPLFQLYREAARRSGQDPSKLKTSINVHGFIADTSQEAADQFYGPQAEVMNRIGRERGWGPTNRAHFDQAITPAGNLFLGDPESVARKIVAHQKLFCNDRFLLQMAIGPMPHGQILHGIELYGTKVAPLVREMLAEERGS; from the coding sequence ATGGAACTCGGACTCTATACATTCGCCGACGTCGATCCGAATGCGGCCGACAAGGGGGCCGAGGGGCGCCGGCGTCTCGCCGATCTCCTGGAGGAGATCGAGCTTGCCGATCAGGTCGGCCTCGACGTCTTCGGCCTCGGCGAGCATCACCGGCCGGACTATGCGGCGTCCGCACCGGCGGTGATCCTCGCGGCCGCCGCCGCGCGCACCAGCCGCATCCGGCTGACGAGTGCGGTGACGGTGCTGAGTTCCGACGATCCCGTCCGCGTCTTTCAGCAATTTGCCACGCTCGACCTCCTGTCGAACGGACGCGCCGAGATCATGGCGGGGCGCGGCTCCTTCATCGAATCGTTCCCGCTCTTCGGCCAGTCGCTGGATGATTACGACCAGCTGTTCGCCGAGAAACTCGATCTCCTTCTGGCGCTGCGCGAGAGCGAAAGGATCACCTGGTCGGGGACTCTGAGGCCTCCGATCAACGACCGCGGCGTCTATCCGCGTCCGCTGCAGGACGCGCTGCCTCTTTGGATTGCGGTCGGCGGCACGCCGCAGTCGGTCGCGCGTGCGGGTGCGCTCGGCCTGCCTATGGCGCTGGCGATCATCGGCGGTGAGCCGGCGCGGTTTGCGCCGCTCTTCCAGCTCTACCGCGAAGCTGCCCGCCGCTCGGGGCAGGACCCGTCGAAGCTGAAGACGAGCATCAACGTCCACGGCTTCATCGCCGATACCTCGCAAGAAGCTGCAGATCAGTTCTACGGACCGCAAGCCGAGGTGATGAACCGCATTGGACGAGAACGCGGCTGGGGGCCGACCAACCGCGCCCACTTCGATCAGGCCATCACCCCCGCCGGCAATCTCTTTCTCGGTGATCCGGAATCTGTCGCCAGGAAGATCGTTGCGCATCAGAAACTCTTCTGCAACGATCGCTTTCTTCTGCAAATGGCGATCGGTCCGATGCCGCACGGGCAGATCCTGCATGGTATCGAACTTTACGGCACGAAGGTTGCGCCGCTGGTCCGCGAAATGCTGGCGGAGGAGCGCGGATCTTAG
- the map gene encoding type I methionyl aminopeptidase, protein MTLNNDDDLERLKEIGRICANALQAMGEALQPGITTAELDALGRKVLEAAGARSAPELCYDFPGATCISVNEEIAHGIPGRRVIQAGDLVNIDVSAEKGGFFADTGASFPVPPVKTEIDRLCRDGKRAMWVGLKQVKPGQPLAAIGKSIGEFARKNRYSLVTNLASHGIGRSLHEEPSEIATWPDPSERRRMTEGMVFTVEPFLSMGAQWAEGGDDDWTLYSEPRAPTVQYEHTVVVTRSGPLVVTLPG, encoded by the coding sequence ATGACCCTCAACAACGACGACGACCTCGAAAGGCTGAAGGAGATTGGCCGGATTTGCGCCAATGCGCTTCAGGCGATGGGCGAGGCGCTCCAACCCGGCATCACCACGGCCGAGCTCGACGCGCTGGGGCGCAAGGTGCTGGAGGCGGCGGGCGCCCGTTCGGCACCCGAGCTTTGCTATGATTTCCCCGGTGCGACCTGCATCAGCGTCAATGAGGAGATCGCCCACGGCATACCGGGCCGCCGCGTTATCCAGGCAGGCGATCTCGTCAATATCGACGTTTCCGCCGAGAAGGGCGGGTTCTTCGCCGATACGGGCGCGTCCTTTCCCGTGCCACCGGTCAAGACCGAGATCGACCGGCTCTGCCGCGACGGCAAGCGGGCGATGTGGGTGGGCCTGAAACAGGTCAAGCCGGGCCAGCCGCTGGCCGCAATCGGCAAATCGATCGGCGAGTTCGCGCGCAAGAACCGCTATTCCCTCGTCACCAACCTGGCCAGCCACGGCATCGGCCGGTCGCTGCACGAGGAACCGAGCGAGATTGCCACCTGGCCGGACCCGTCCGAGCGGCGGCGGATGACCGAGGGTATGGTCTTCACGGTCGAACCCTTCCTCTCGATGGGCGCGCAATGGGCCGAAGGCGGCGACGACGACTGGACTCTCTATAGCGAGCCGCGCGCCCCCACTGTGCAATATGAGCATACGGTGGTCGTCACCCGCAGCGGGCCGCTGGTCGTGACGCTGCCGGGATAG
- a CDS encoding MFS transporter, producing MSTPKRRQDRSEPGSRYSTSPCGVGPAPNVSRGRLAATAIAGAIAMAVAMGFGRFSYTPILPAMMADTGLSPADAGLVASANFIGYLAGAVLAGYGWAHGRERGIGLAALVATTLLLAAMGLTSSVLAYSIIRLLAGLASAFAMIFISGIVLGQGSAARSVHVPSVHFGGVGFGIALSSIAVWAAPLAGGGRFSMAQADWFVGALVALAGTVLVAALLPESRHTANGGRPEAPLVPSRPLTAMTLTYGFFGFGYVITATFLVTMARDASGGHSVEFLAWLTTGVSAALSVYLWRFAVPRFGLVGVYAAGLLVEAAGLVLTVSLPSPYAPLVGGLMLGATFMMVTAYGLQIGRQLAPESPRRALAFMTAAFGIGQIVGPLVAGWLAERTGSYALPTLAAAVVLMICGIVVLAELRRINAALVR from the coding sequence ATGAGCACTCCCAAGAGACGGCAGGACCGCAGCGAACCGGGGTCGAGGTACTCGACAAGCCCGTGCGGCGTCGGGCCCGCGCCAAACGTCTCGCGCGGAAGGCTCGCAGCGACCGCGATCGCCGGCGCGATCGCCATGGCGGTGGCTATGGGATTCGGCCGGTTCTCCTATACGCCCATCCTGCCGGCAATGATGGCCGACACCGGTCTTTCGCCCGCTGATGCAGGCCTTGTTGCCTCGGCAAACTTCATTGGATATCTCGCAGGCGCGGTTCTCGCAGGTTATGGCTGGGCGCATGGCCGCGAACGCGGGATTGGTCTTGCGGCGCTCGTTGCGACAACGCTGCTGCTCGCGGCAATGGGGCTTACATCCTCGGTGCTCGCCTATTCCATCATCCGCCTTCTTGCGGGGCTGGCGAGCGCCTTTGCGATGATCTTCATCTCGGGGATAGTTCTGGGGCAGGGGAGCGCCGCCAGATCAGTGCACGTGCCGTCAGTGCATTTCGGCGGCGTCGGTTTTGGCATTGCGTTATCCTCAATCGCGGTCTGGGCCGCACCGCTGGCAGGTGGCGGGCGCTTTTCGATGGCGCAGGCCGACTGGTTCGTGGGCGCGCTCGTCGCGCTGGCGGGTACTGTCCTGGTGGCTGCGCTGCTGCCGGAGAGCCGTCATACCGCCAATGGCGGCCGACCGGAGGCGCCGCTCGTCCCATCGCGGCCGCTCACGGCGATGACGCTCACCTATGGCTTTTTCGGCTTCGGCTACGTGATCACCGCCACCTTCCTCGTTACCATGGCGCGCGACGCAAGCGGCGGCCACAGCGTCGAGTTCCTCGCCTGGCTGACTACCGGCGTCAGCGCTGCGCTGTCGGTTTATCTCTGGCGGTTCGCCGTGCCGCGCTTCGGGCTGGTCGGTGTCTATGCGGCCGGCCTGCTGGTCGAGGCGGCGGGCCTCGTTCTGACGGTTTCTTTGCCCTCTCCTTATGCACCGCTCGTCGGCGGGTTGATGCTCGGCGCAACCTTCATGATGGTCACGGCCTATGGCCTCCAGATCGGCCGGCAACTCGCCCCCGAAAGCCCGCGCCGGGCACTCGCCTTCATGACCGCCGCCTTCGGGATCGGCCAAATCGTGGGGCCACTGGTCGCCGGCTGGCTTGCGGAGCGGACCGGAAGCTACGCTCTGCCGACCTTGGCTGCGGCCGTCGTTCTCATGATCTGCGGGATCGTCGTCCTCGCTGAATTGCGCAGGATAAACGCCGCTTTGGTCCGGTGA
- the sbmA gene encoding peptide antibiotic transporter SbmA encodes MFQSFFPKPKLFFISSAVWSLLAVLVWYAGGRDIGAYFGLPPLPPGQEPIIGVSVFWTAPFLWFYLYYAVVVAIFAGFWFAYSPHRWQYWSVLGSALIIFNTYFSVQVSVAFNAWYGPFYDMIQQALARTAPVTAEQLYLGMLSVSGIAFLAVTVGVLNLFFVSHYIFRWRTAMNEYYVSHWPRLRHVEGASQRVQEDTMRFSTTVERLGVGLVSSIMTLIAFLPVLFKFSEQVNVLPVVGEIPHALVWAAISWSLFGTVFLAVVGIKLPGLEFRNQRVEAAYRKELVYGEDHEDRADPITLAQLFENVRRNYFRLYFHYMYFNIARIFYLQADNLFGTFVLVPSIVAGKLTLGVMNQVLNVFAQVRDSFQYLVNSWTTIVELLSIYKRLKAFESVLDDAPLPDIDRQFLDAGRKEELAL; translated from the coding sequence TTGTTCCAATCCTTCTTCCCCAAGCCGAAGCTGTTTTTCATATCTTCCGCCGTCTGGAGCCTGCTCGCCGTTCTTGTCTGGTATGCCGGAGGGCGGGACATCGGCGCGTATTTCGGCTTGCCGCCGCTTCCTCCAGGGCAGGAGCCTATCATCGGGGTATCCGTTTTCTGGACGGCACCCTTCCTCTGGTTTTATCTATACTATGCGGTGGTAGTGGCGATTTTTGCGGGGTTCTGGTTCGCATACAGCCCGCACAGGTGGCAATATTGGTCCGTTCTCGGTTCGGCACTGATCATCTTCAACACCTACTTTTCGGTTCAGGTCAGCGTCGCCTTCAATGCCTGGTACGGCCCGTTCTACGACATGATCCAGCAGGCGCTTGCGCGGACGGCACCGGTCACGGCCGAACAACTTTATCTGGGAATGCTCAGCGTCTCCGGCATCGCGTTCCTGGCGGTTACCGTGGGTGTTCTGAACCTCTTCTTCGTCAGTCACTACATCTTTCGCTGGCGGACCGCGATGAACGAGTACTATGTCTCGCACTGGCCGAGGCTGCGACATGTCGAGGGCGCATCGCAGCGTGTGCAGGAAGATACGATGCGATTTTCCACCACTGTGGAAAGGCTCGGTGTCGGTCTGGTGAGTTCGATTATGACGTTGATCGCCTTCCTCCCGGTTCTCTTCAAGTTTTCCGAGCAGGTGAATGTGCTGCCGGTCGTCGGCGAGATACCCCACGCGCTTGTGTGGGCCGCGATCTCATGGTCGCTGTTCGGAACGGTCTTCCTCGCCGTCGTGGGTATAAAACTTCCGGGACTCGAATTTCGCAACCAGCGCGTCGAAGCCGCCTACCGGAAGGAACTGGTCTATGGCGAGGACCATGAAGACCGTGCCGATCCGATAACGCTCGCACAGCTCTTCGAAAATGTCAGGCGCAACTATTTCCGCCTGTATTTCCATTATATGTATTTCAATATTGCTCGTATTTTCTACCTTCAGGCGGACAACCTGTTCGGCACTTTCGTGCTGGTGCCGTCGATCGTGGCGGGGAAGCTCACGCTCGGCGTCATGAACCAGGTCCTGAATGTGTTCGCGCAGGTGCGCGACTCCTTCCAGTATCTCGTCAATTCCTGGACGACGATCGTCGAGCTCCTTTCAATCTACAAGCGACTTAAAGCCTTCGAGTCGGTGCTGGACGACGCGCCGCTGCCTGACATTGACCGACAATTCCTCGACGCCGGCAGAAAGGAAGAGCTGGCGCTGTAA
- a CDS encoding polysaccharide deacetylase family protein, producing MIRIPVAFSLALFPALALADPPPAPHPPNGKQLVVISFDGAHDNALWEKSLAMARRTGAHFTYFLSCTFLMTKADGKQTYRPPGQKQGRSNVGFAQTREEIAIRAGHIWQAHLEGHDIGSHACGHFDGKDWSKADWEREFSAFREALAGAWEMAGRPEDEPEGWAGFARQGIKGFRAPYLSVSDGLMPALEAFGFDYDASLVTKGPGWPSFADGLPRFGLPLIPEGPSHRPVIGMDYNLFVRHSMGVENKRDSARFEERTLAAFRDAFRREYEGDRIPLQLGFHFVEMNGGAYWRALDRFLSETCSTRDVACVSYAEALPLIEDARKKADRSAF from the coding sequence ATGATTCGCATTCCTGTCGCATTCTCCCTCGCCCTTTTTCCCGCTCTCGCCCTTGCCGATCCGCCGCCGGCACCCCATCCGCCGAACGGCAAACAGCTCGTCGTCATCTCCTTCGACGGCGCCCACGACAATGCGCTCTGGGAGAAAAGCCTTGCCATGGCGAGGCGCACGGGCGCGCATTTCACCTATTTCCTCTCCTGCACCTTCCTGATGACGAAGGCCGATGGGAAGCAGACCTACCGGCCGCCCGGGCAGAAGCAGGGACGTTCGAATGTCGGCTTCGCGCAAACCCGCGAGGAGATCGCGATCCGCGCCGGCCATATCTGGCAGGCGCATCTTGAAGGGCACGATATCGGCAGCCACGCCTGTGGCCATTTCGACGGCAAAGACTGGAGCAAGGCCGATTGGGAGCGGGAGTTTTCCGCCTTTCGTGAAGCGCTCGCCGGCGCCTGGGAAATGGCGGGCAGACCGGAGGACGAGCCGGAAGGCTGGGCTGGCTTCGCAAGGCAGGGCATCAAGGGGTTCCGCGCCCCTTACCTGTCGGTGAGCGACGGCCTCATGCCCGCGCTCGAGGCTTTCGGCTTCGACTATGACGCAAGCCTCGTCACCAAGGGACCAGGCTGGCCCAGCTTTGCTGACGGTCTGCCGCGCTTCGGCCTGCCGCTCATCCCGGAAGGCCCCTCCCATCGCCCGGTGATCGGCATGGATTACAATCTCTTCGTCCGCCATTCGATGGGGGTCGAGAACAAACGCGACAGCGCCCGCTTCGAGGAGCGGACCCTTGCAGCCTTCCGCGATGCCTTCCGGAGGGAATACGAAGGCGACCGGATACCCCTTCAGCTCGGTTTCCACTTCGTCGAAATGAACGGCGGCGCCTATTGGCGGGCGCTCGATCGCTTTCTCTCGGAAACCTGCAGCACGCGCGACGTCGCCTGTGTCAGCTACGCCGAGGCCCTGCCGCTGATCGAGGATGCCAGAAAGAAGGCGGATCGCTCCGCCTTCTGA
- a CDS encoding NnrU family protein, with the protein MAILVLGIIIFLGMHLIRVVAPGFRAGVIESRGKGTWMGLYAIVSLVGLCLIIYGFGQARGETGMLYNPPVFLRHIALLLMLVAFIVLAAGFLPAGRIAVALKHPQILSIKIWALAHLLANGETSSVLLFGSFLAWAVILRISLKRRERAGEKVLPVFKSARNDVLAVVIGTAAYALFVWKLHELLIGVQPVGL; encoded by the coding sequence ATGGCCATACTCGTTCTCGGCATCATCATATTTCTCGGCATGCACCTCATCCGCGTGGTCGCGCCCGGCTTTCGCGCCGGCGTCATCGAAAGTCGCGGCAAGGGCACCTGGATGGGGCTTTATGCGATCGTCAGCCTCGTCGGACTCTGTCTCATCATCTACGGATTTGGCCAGGCGCGGGGCGAAACGGGGATGCTCTACAACCCGCCGGTGTTCCTGCGCCATATCGCGCTCCTGCTGATGCTCGTGGCCTTCATCGTGCTTGCGGCCGGTTTCCTGCCGGCTGGCCGCATCGCCGTCGCGCTCAAGCATCCGCAGATCCTCTCGATCAAGATATGGGCGCTCGCGCATCTCCTCGCGAATGGCGAGACGTCTTCGGTCCTGCTCTTCGGTTCCTTTCTCGCATGGGCGGTGATCCTGCGCATCTCGTTGAAGCGGCGCGAACGGGCCGGCGAGAAGGTTCTTCCCGTTTTCAAGTCGGCGCGCAACGACGTCCTGGCGGTCGTCATCGGCACCGCCGCCTACGCGCTCTTCGTCTGGAAGCTTCATGAGCTTCTGATAGGCGTTCAGCCGGTGGGACTCTAA
- a CDS encoding tetratricopeptide repeat protein: MVNQDDSFIREVNDELRSDQMKAVWTRFGGIIIGIAVLIVLGTVGKVGYDYWQESSSSQSGDAFLAALNLARENKSDEALAALTELEKDGYGSYPVLARLRVATLQAQKGETDAAVAAFSEIGRDTRIPAALRDAARLRAAYLLIDAGTYEQVSSEVEQLAVPQNAMRHSAREALGLSAYKAGDHAKAKSWFQQIVDDAQSPRGIMNRAQMLLDVIASTGKA, translated from the coding sequence ATGGTAAACCAGGACGACAGCTTTATCCGCGAGGTGAACGACGAACTCCGCTCGGACCAGATGAAGGCCGTCTGGACGCGTTTCGGCGGTATCATCATCGGGATTGCCGTTTTGATCGTGCTCGGCACCGTCGGCAAGGTCGGTTACGATTACTGGCAGGAATCGTCCTCGTCTCAATCGGGCGACGCCTTCCTCGCAGCACTCAACCTTGCCCGGGAGAACAAGTCCGATGAGGCGCTCGCCGCGCTGACCGAGCTGGAGAAGGACGGTTACGGGTCCTATCCGGTTCTGGCGCGACTGCGCGTAGCGACGCTGCAGGCGCAAAAGGGTGAAACGGACGCGGCAGTCGCGGCGTTCTCCGAGATCGGCAGGGATACGCGCATTCCGGCAGCGCTCCGCGATGCAGCGCGGTTGCGCGCGGCCTATCTGCTAATCGATGCGGGAACCTACGAGCAGGTCTCCTCCGAGGTCGAGCAGCTGGCCGTTCCGCAGAACGCCATGCGTCATTCCGCCCGCGAGGCGCTCGGGCTTTCGGCCTACAAGGCCGGGGACCATGCGAAGGCGAAGAGCTGGTTCCAGCAGATCGTCGACGACGCGCAAAGCCCGCGAGGCATCATGAATCGGGCGCAAATGCTGCTGGACGTGATCGCATCGACGGGCAAGGCCTGA
- the der gene encoding ribosome biogenesis GTPase Der yields the protein MSFTVAIIGRPNVGKSTLFNRLVGKKLALVDDTPGVTRDRRPGDAKLVDLKFRIIDTAGLEQSSPDSLQGRMWAQTEAAIDEADLSLFVVDAKAGLTPADETLAEMLRRRGKPVVVVANKSEARGAEGGFYDAFTLGLGEPCPISAEHGQGMLDLRDAIVAALGEERAFPPAEDVAETNVDVRADAGEGAGDEEVEPAYDETKPLRVAIVGRPNAGKSTLINRFLGEDRLLTGPEAGITRDSISVEWEWRGRTIKMFDTAGMRRKAKVQEKLEKLSVADALRAIRFAETVVIVFDATIPFEKQDLQIVDLVLREGRAAVLAFNKWDLVENWQALLADLREKTERLLPQARGIRAVPISGHTGYGLDRLMQAIIETDKVWNRRISTARLNRWLESQQVQHPPPAVSGRRLKLKYMTQVKARPPGFMISCTRPEAVPESYARYLINGLRNDFDLPGVPIRVHFRASENPYESKARKNR from the coding sequence ATGAGCTTCACTGTCGCCATTATCGGGCGCCCCAATGTCGGCAAATCCACCTTGTTCAACCGTCTGGTTGGCAAGAAGCTGGCGCTTGTCGACGACACGCCGGGGGTTACCCGTGACCGGCGTCCGGGCGACGCGAAGCTGGTCGATCTCAAGTTCCGCATCATCGATACAGCCGGTCTGGAGCAATCGTCGCCCGACAGCCTCCAGGGACGGATGTGGGCGCAGACCGAAGCGGCGATCGACGAGGCGGATCTGTCGCTCTTCGTCGTAGATGCCAAGGCCGGTCTCACCCCGGCAGACGAAACGCTCGCCGAAATGCTGCGCCGCCGCGGCAAGCCTGTCGTTGTCGTCGCCAACAAGTCCGAGGCGCGCGGCGCCGAGGGCGGCTTCTACGACGCCTTCACGCTCGGCCTTGGTGAGCCCTGCCCGATCTCGGCCGAACACGGCCAGGGCATGCTTGACCTGCGCGATGCGATCGTCGCGGCGCTCGGCGAGGAAAGGGCGTTCCCGCCGGCGGAAGACGTTGCCGAGACGAATGTGGACGTCCGCGCCGACGCCGGCGAAGGAGCGGGGGACGAGGAAGTCGAACCCGCCTATGACGAGACCAAACCGCTCCGGGTGGCGATCGTCGGCCGTCCGAATGCCGGAAAGTCGACGCTGATCAATCGCTTTCTTGGCGAAGACCGGCTGCTGACGGGGCCGGAGGCGGGGATTACCCGCGACTCCATCTCCGTCGAATGGGAGTGGCGCGGCCGCACGATCAAGATGTTCGATACGGCCGGCATGCGCCGCAAGGCAAAGGTGCAGGAGAAGCTGGAAAAGCTCTCGGTCGCCGATGCGCTGCGTGCCATCCGCTTCGCCGAGACCGTCGTGATCGTCTTTGACGCTACGATCCCCTTCGAGAAGCAGGATCTCCAGATCGTCGATCTGGTGCTGCGAGAAGGGCGTGCAGCCGTGCTTGCCTTCAACAAATGGGATCTTGTCGAAAACTGGCAGGCGCTGCTTGCCGACCTGCGCGAAAAGACCGAGCGGCTGTTGCCGCAGGCCCGCGGCATCCGTGCAGTGCCGATCTCCGGCCATACCGGCTACGGCCTCGACCGTCTGATGCAGGCGATCATCGAAACGGACAAGGTCTGGAACAGGCGGATCTCGACGGCGCGCCTCAATCGCTGGTTGGAATCGCAGCAGGTGCAGCACCCGCCGCCGGCCGTTTCCGGCCGTCGCCTGAAGCTCAAATACATGACGCAGGTCAAGGCACGGCCACCGGGATTCATGATTTCCTGCACCCGCCCCGAGGCGGTGCCGGAGTCCTACGCCCGCTATCTCATCAACGGGTTGCGAAACGACTTCGACCTGCCGGGCGTGCCGATCCGCGTGCATTTCCGCGCATCGGAGAACCCTTATGAGTCGAAAGCGCGCAAGAATCGCTGA
- a CDS encoding RrF2 family transcriptional regulator translates to MLTKKGKYGLKAMVDLAQLQPGETAFITEIALRNNLPKKFLDTIMLELRNAGFLRSKKGPGGGYALARPASEIRVGQVIRTLDGPLAPIRCASRTAYEVCDDCSDPENCHVRRSMIVVRDAVADILDNMTLAQFAASEKDAVVAPLLSEAG, encoded by the coding sequence ATGCTGACAAAAAAGGGAAAATACGGTTTGAAGGCGATGGTTGATCTCGCCCAGCTTCAACCGGGCGAAACGGCTTTCATCACGGAAATCGCCCTTCGCAACAACTTGCCGAAGAAGTTTCTCGACACGATCATGCTCGAACTCAGGAATGCCGGCTTCCTTCGCTCGAAAAAGGGGCCGGGCGGTGGTTATGCGCTGGCGCGGCCCGCCTCCGAGATCCGCGTCGGACAGGTGATCCGCACGCTCGATGGACCTTTGGCGCCGATCCGCTGTGCGAGCCGCACCGCCTACGAGGTGTGCGATGACTGTTCCGATCCGGAGAATTGTCATGTTCGCCGTTCGATGATCGTCGTGCGCGATGCCGTCGCCGACATTCTCGACAACATGACGCTCGCGCAATTTGCCGCAAGCGAAAAAGATGCTGTTGTGGCCCCGCTCCTCAGCGAAGCGGGCTGA